TTACATGTATATGAAACAGACAGGCACAGTTGCTCAACATTTTCATAAGATGCATTGAAAAGTGAGAAAAAGGGGTGGCTGTTTATGAGTACGGCAGGTCTATTTTCAATTTTTTTAATTGGGATTGCTTCTAATTTAGATAATGCAGGTGTTGGGATTGCATATGGCATTCGTAAAATCCGAATTTCGTGGTTCAATAATTTTATCATCGCATTTTTGGGGTTTTTATTTACTTTATTAGCTGGCTTTTTTGGGAACTGGATTGCGCTATTTATTTCAGAGTTTACAGCAAACTTGATTGGAGCAATCGTTTTAGGGATAATTGGCGTGTTTATTTTGTGCCAGCCTTTCTTGGGGCAAAAAAATACCGTAGGCTCTAAAGATGGTAATGTACTGATGGGAATTTTACGTGATCCAGAAAAAGCAGATTTTGATGGTTCAAAAACAATTAGTTTTTCAGAAGCAGTTGTTTTAGGGGTTGCGTTGTCTATTAATAATATTGCAGGTGGATTTGATGCTGGGGTAACAAACTTGAACCTTTGGCTTACAGCAACTATTTCTGGGGTGTTTAGTTTTATTTGTATTAGTGGATTTGCGTATGTAGGAAAACGATTTTTAGCAGAATACTTAGGGAAATGGGCGACAGTTATTGCAGGATTGTTATTAATTTTTATTGGGATTGATCAGTTGTTGTAAGGAGAGTAGAAAACAAGGTTCGAGTATTTCCTTGGAAATATGGCAAGGAATTGCATATATCGACGTACTTTTCTCCATACTAATACGGATTTCTTTTAAGAAAGGGGGATTTGTATGGGACGCGGAAAAGCATTTGATCATAAGAAAAAAGGGCACGATCATCAACCACCTAAAGGTGCGTTCATTCATAAAGATGTAAATGAACATACTTTGGAAGAAGAAGAGCTACCAGTAAATATTGAGGCGTATAAAAATAGTTTGAAAAAACATTAAAAGCACCTACATAGGTGCTTTTTTACCGTATATCTTCAATTAATTGTTCTGATTCTTCATGCATACTGTACTCACTTAATACTTGGATACAAAGCCACTTTAATTCTTCAATCGTATGTTCAAGTTCTTCAGGAAGCACATGATGAATGTCTTCAAGTCCCATTCCGAAATGAATAAGTTCAAGTACTTGATCATCGATGTTCCGATCCATTAACAGTTCAAGTACTTCTAAATTGAATATGTATCGGTGAGCTTCATCGAGTGAAACAACTTTTAACTTCAAGCTTTCTACAATACTCAATATAAAAAGAAGAATTGTTTTTTCAAGAACAGGCTGTTTTCCCATTTGAAATATTAGTTTCATCTTTCACACCTCCACATATAGCGCTAGGTTGTACTATATTATTCAGGAGGGGGGAGCAAATATGCATGATATAGAGAAACTTTCAGTACGGTTTCTGTACGGTCATGGATAGCTGATAAAATTGAGATTTTTATGAAATGAAAAAATCCTGCTAGTATAGCAGGATAGCTCTGAATTAAAAAATGCTCCAACCTTCTTGAGCAGAAAGAAGTTCAAGAATTTTAAAACCAGCGATACTATTTCCGTTTGCATCTAAAGCTGGTCCGAAAATACCAATTCCCATTTCTCCTTTTACGCAGCCGAAAATACCACCAGCTACACCACTTTTTGCTGGGATACCAACACGAATCGCAAATTCACCAGACTCGTTATACATACCACATGTAACCATAAATGTTTTACAAATCTTTGTAATATGCTTAGGGATAATTTGTTTTTTCTTATATGGATCATATCCATCCATCGCAAAAATTAAACCGATACGTGCTAAATCAATACAGTTTACTTCAACTGCACATTGGCGAGTGTATAAATCCATCAGTTCTTCGATATCACAATCGATAATTCCGTTTTGTTTCATATAGTAACAAAGTGAACGATTTAAGTAAGCTGTCTCTAATTCTGAATTGGCAACTTTAGAAGAATAATTAATAGTAGGATTATCTGTTATTTCACGTACGAAATGAAGAATGCGCTCCATTTTTTCTTCGTTATCTTTTCCTGCTAACATACTTGTAATAGCTAGTGCCCCTGCATTAATCATTGGATTAAGTGGTTTAGAAGGACTCGTCGTTTCTAACTTAATAATAGAATTAAATGGATCACCAGTTGGCTCCATTCCAACTTTAGAAAATACATATTCTTCACCACGATCTAAAAGTGCAAGTGCAAGTGTAATTACTTTTGAAATACTTTGAAGAGTGAATAGTGTTTGTGAGTTGCCAGCATGGATGTATTCTGTTTCTTTATGGAAAATGGCAATCCCTAAATCATCTGGATTGGCATTTCCTAGTTCGGGGATATAAGTAGCAAGCTTTCCTTTTTTCGTATATGGTTTTACTTGTTCTAACAACTGTTGTAAGTTGTTTGTTTCAATGCACTGCATAGTACCAACGCTCCTATTTCGAATTAACTAAGTTTACTTTTCCCGATATGCTCGGAAATAAATAATAACATGAAAAAGTGGAATGATAAAACGAAAGTTACATGTTCTATATTAGGCCTTTCGTTTCGAGTATTCTATAGTGAAAAAGGAGAATTTTCCTTTTATATAACAGTTTGGAAATAGGAGATTTATCCATGAAAAATTCAAAAATAAAAACTACACATCTATACAACTATATGTTATTATGGTTATGTAAATAGAAAGCGTTTTCTAAGGTGTACTTATAATGATAACGATTTCATAAATTTGATAGGGGGAATTAAAATGTTGCAGTTTCTACAACGTATTGGTAAAGCGTTAATGCTTCCAATCGCCGTACTACCAGCAGCAGGATTATTGCTTCGTTTAGGACAAGAAGACGTATTTAACATTCCTGTTATGGCACAGGCCGGTGCAGCAATTTTTGATAATTTAGCACTTATTTTTGCAATTGGTGTTGCAATCGGTTTGTCTGTTGACGGTAGTGGAGCAGCTGGACTTGCCGGAGCAATCGGATATCTTGTTTTACAAAATACAACGAATGCTCTAAGTAAGACGTATTCAGCAGCAGAGTTAAATGATAAATTAAAAAGTGTTCAAGATTTAGTCGGTTCAGTAGATCCAACTAAATTAGCAGATACAATGACAAAGGTTTCAAAAGCAGCGGCGTTAACGCCAAAAATAAATATGGCCATACTCGGTGGTATTATTGCAGGGGTTGTTGCGGGATTACTATACAACAAATTCCATAAGATTAAACTACCAGAATGGTTAGGATTCTTTGCAGGAAAACGCTTCGTACCAATCATTACTTCAATCGTAATGTTACTTTTAGGATTGGTATTCGGTCAAATTTGGCCAACAATTCAAAGTGGTATTGATGCAGTGGCACATGGTATCGTGAACTTAGGTTCAATTGGTGCTGGTTTATTTGGATTATTAAACCGTTTATTAATTCCAATTGGTTTACACCACGTAATGAACACATACTTCTGGTTCGTACTTGGTGACTTTACAAATGCAGCTGGCGATATTGTTCATGGTGATATTGCACGTTTCTTTGCAAAAGATCCATCAGCAGGTATGTTTATGACTGGTTTCTTCCCAGTTATGATGTTCGGTTTACCAGCAGCATGTTTCGCAATGATTGCAGCTGCTAAACCAGAAAAACGTAAAATGGTTACAGGTATGTTAGGTGGTCTAGCATTAACTTCATTCTTAACTGGTATTACAGAGCCAATTGAATTCTCATTCATGTTCTTATCGCCAGTACTATATGGAATTCATGCTGTATTAACAGGTCTATCTCTATTCATTACAACAACACTTGGCATTCATGATGGTTTCTCATTTAGTGCCGGGGCAATCGATTACGTCTTAAACTTCGGTATTGCAACAAAACCATTGTTACTAGCAGGAATCGGTTTAATTTACGCAGCAATTTACTTTGTAGTATTCTACTTCTTAATTAAGAAGTTCGACCTAAAAACTCCTGGTCGTGAAGATGAAGAGGAAATGGCTGAAGGCGAAGAAGCTCCAGTTGCAGGTTCAATTGGTGAAACTTACGTAGCAGCTTTAGGTGGAAAAGAAAACTTAACAGTTATTGATAACTGTGCAACACGTCTACGCTTACAAGTGAAAGATGCTGGTCAAGTAAACGAAGCAGCATTAAAACGTGCTGGTGCAAAAGGTGTTATGAAATTAAGTAACACGAGTGTCCAAGTTATCGTAGGTACAAATGTTGAATCTGTTGCCGATGATATGAAAAAACACGTATAAATAATTAGATAAGAGGATATCCAAAAAGATTGATAACATCAATTTTTTAGAGGGTATCCTCTTTTTTTATGTTAAAAAATTAATGGGAATCTTACTTTTGTAAATTTTCTTTTTCTTTTTTATGCATATAGGTTGGTAATATGTGCAGTGCGTGATAAAGTAGGGATGACATAGAATGGATTATCCATAATCTACTAAAATGAGTCTTTAGTAAAGGTAGTAAATTATTGGTGAATAAGGGGAAAAAAGCAATCATGGATCAGGAAAAAAATAATGCGAATGGGAAATCACGTCGGCCGATTGTATACATAAAAAGAACAATCATTCTCGTCTTACTATTTTCACTTGTATATTTCATGTATACAAAAATTGTTACGCATAATAAGAAAGAAGAAATTTTAAAAGCGGCAGAAATGAAGAAGCAAGAAGAGCTAAAAAAGAAAGAAGAAAAAAAGAAGCAAGAAGCACAAAAACAAAAAGAGCAGGAAGAACAAGTGAAGCAAGCACAAGCTGCAGAACAGCCTGCTGAGGGACCACCTCAAGAAATTAATGAAAACGCTCAATTAGATCAATATTTACAAAACATAGGATTTAGCGGGACAGCGGTTATTGTGAAGAACGGAAAAGTTCTTGTGAATAAAGGATATGGTATGGCGAATAAAGAGAAACAAGTACCGAATAATTCAGAGACAACTTTTTATATTGGTTCTATTTCAAAGGCGTTTGTAGCGACTGCTATTATGCAATTAAAAGATCAACATAAATTAAATGTAGAGGATACGATTGCGAAGTATATTCCAGATTTCCCTCAAGGTAATAGTATTCAGTTAAAACATTTATTAACACATACATCAGGAATTCCGGAGTACGAGCAGGGAGCAGAGGATATTTCTCATGAAGAATTGATAAAACGAATAGGAAAGCAAAAGCGCATTGGAAGTCCAGGAGAGAAATGGAAGTATTCCGATTCTAACTATTCGATACTTGCCTATATTGCTGAGAAGGTAAGCGGACAACCGTTAGAAGAGTATATTAAACAACATATTTTTGCACCTGCTGGTATGAAACATTCTGGTTTTGGTAGAGAGCTAGAACAAACAAGATTTCCATCGACAGGTTATAAAATAGTAAATAACAATATGACAACACCTAATATTCCAAGTATGTCACAACTATATGGTTGTGGTGATATATATACAAGTGCACATGATTTATATTTATTTAATGAAGCACTTTTCTCTGGAAAGTTAATTTCAAAAGAAAGCTACGATCAAATGTTTACAGGCGGAAAAAAAGATTACGGGTTTGGATGGTACGTAGACCCGGGAAGTTATTCGAATCACGGTGTAATGCCAGGCTGGAATTGCTTGAATGGATTTAGTAAAAACGGAAGTGTGTATGTCGTTTTATTATCTAACATTCAAAATAATATTAAATCGTTTGGTAAAGTGAACAACGACATTTATACGATGTTGCGAAATATTGAAGTGTAAGAGACTATCCTTTTGGATAGTCTTTTTTTTGCTTAGACCATATTGTTTCGATGAAAAATGTATGTCTTACCTATCACAAAAAGAGTCTGCTTTGTGTACATTAAGATGTATGGATATATTTTTATAATTTAAAAATAATAGGAGGAGAAGTGTATGTGTCTGTTCGGTAAGTATTGGAAAAAGTTATCGAGATTGTTTAATAGACAATTAGATTATTTTTTAGATAATAAGTTATTGCCTGCTGTAGAACGACTTTTATTTTCACAAAACTTCGCGAGATTTATTCAAAGAAACTCTAAGCAAGCTACGGAAGAATTTATTGAATCAAGTAAATTTCAATCTATTATTTGTAACATTTTAAAAGAATGTAATACATCACCTTTTAAAGAAATTGCAGAGCAGTATTTGGGTAAAAACGTAGAAATTACAGTGACAGTTGGACAGTTAACGGGTGTTATTGTAGCAGTTGGTGATGATTTCTTAATACTACAAGAAGGAATAGGAACAGAAGTGTTATTACCGTTTGCAAGTATTATATCAATTAAAGAAGCGTAAGAAAGGAGATTTATATATGTTATTTACTGATGAATTGCGTAACCATGTTGGCGAGCTGGTGCAAGTGGTGACTGCTGTTGAAATCGTTTCAGGTGTGCTTTTATCTGTGACAGATGGAGCAGTAAGCGTTCGTACTTCTCCTTCCTATGGACCACCGGAAGATGTAATTGTACGTATTCCTGTTATTGCCTATGTTCGCTTGGAAGGGTAAGCGTGATAAAAGTATGAAAGTATCAGTTGTTATTCCAGTGCATAATGAGGCAAGTACTTTATCAAAAGTTTTAGCAGAAGTAAAAAAGTTAGAACCATATGAAATTATCATAGTAGATAATGGATCGACCGATGGGACAAAAGAAATAGCATTACAACATCATTGCCGTGTGATTTATTATAATCATTCTCTTGGTAATGATGTGGGACGGGCAATTGGCG
This genomic window from Bacillus anthracis str. Vollum contains:
- the glsA gene encoding glutaminase A, producing the protein MQCIETNNLQQLLEQVKPYTKKGKLATYIPELGNANPDDLGIAIFHKETEYIHAGNSQTLFTLQSISKVITLALALLDRGEEYVFSKVGMEPTGDPFNSIIKLETTSPSKPLNPMINAGALAITSMLAGKDNEEKMERILHFVREITDNPTINYSSKVANSELETAYLNRSLCYYMKQNGIIDCDIEELMDLYTRQCAVEVNCIDLARIGLIFAMDGYDPYKKKQIIPKHITKICKTFMVTCGMYNESGEFAIRVGIPAKSGVAGGIFGCVKGEMGIGIFGPALDANGNSIAGFKILELLSAQEGWSIF
- a CDS encoding DUF3969 family protein translates to MKLIFQMGKQPVLEKTILLFILSIVESLKLKVVSLDEAHRYIFNLEVLELLMDRNIDDQVLELIHFGMGLEDIHHVLPEELEHTIEELKWLCIQVLSEYSMHEESEQLIEDIR
- a CDS encoding serine hydrolase domain-containing protein; its protein translation is MDQEKNNANGKSRRPIVYIKRTIILVLLFSLVYFMYTKIVTHNKKEEILKAAEMKKQEELKKKEEKKKQEAQKQKEQEEQVKQAQAAEQPAEGPPQEINENAQLDQYLQNIGFSGTAVIVKNGKVLVNKGYGMANKEKQVPNNSETTFYIGSISKAFVATAIMQLKDQHKLNVEDTIAKYIPDFPQGNSIQLKHLLTHTSGIPEYEQGAEDISHEELIKRIGKQKRIGSPGEKWKYSDSNYSILAYIAEKVSGQPLEEYIKQHIFAPAGMKHSGFGRELEQTRFPSTGYKIVNNNMTTPNIPSMSQLYGCGDIYTSAHDLYLFNEALFSGKLISKESYDQMFTGGKKDYGFGWYVDPGSYSNHGVMPGWNCLNGFSKNGSVYVVLLSNIQNNIKSFGKVNNDIYTMLRNIEV
- the ytaF gene encoding sporulation membrane protein YtaF, whose protein sequence is MSTAGLFSIFLIGIASNLDNAGVGIAYGIRKIRISWFNNFIIAFLGFLFTLLAGFFGNWIALFISEFTANLIGAIVLGIIGVFILCQPFLGQKNTVGSKDGNVLMGILRDPEKADFDGSKTISFSEAVVLGVALSINNIAGGFDAGVTNLNLWLTATISGVFSFICISGFAYVGKRFLAEYLGKWATVIAGLLLIFIGIDQLL
- the nagE gene encoding N-acetylglucosamine-specific PTS transporter subunit IIBC; the encoded protein is MLQFLQRIGKALMLPIAVLPAAGLLLRLGQEDVFNIPVMAQAGAAIFDNLALIFAIGVAIGLSVDGSGAAGLAGAIGYLVLQNTTNALSKTYSAAELNDKLKSVQDLVGSVDPTKLADTMTKVSKAAALTPKINMAILGGIIAGVVAGLLYNKFHKIKLPEWLGFFAGKRFVPIITSIVMLLLGLVFGQIWPTIQSGIDAVAHGIVNLGSIGAGLFGLLNRLLIPIGLHHVMNTYFWFVLGDFTNAAGDIVHGDIARFFAKDPSAGMFMTGFFPVMMFGLPAACFAMIAAAKPEKRKMVTGMLGGLALTSFLTGITEPIEFSFMFLSPVLYGIHAVLTGLSLFITTTLGIHDGFSFSAGAIDYVLNFGIATKPLLLAGIGLIYAAIYFVVFYFLIKKFDLKTPGREDEEEMAEGEEAPVAGSIGETYVAALGGKENLTVIDNCATRLRLQVKDAGQVNEAALKRAGAKGVMKLSNTSVQVIVGTNVESVADDMKKHV